One Spinacia oleracea cultivar Varoflay chromosome 4, BTI_SOV_V1, whole genome shotgun sequence DNA segment encodes these proteins:
- the LOC130471369 gene encoding putative F-box/FBD/LRR-repeat protein At3g56780, with protein sequence MVSCSCINELSDDILTKILSCLPINSAAATSVLSTRWRHLWTGVTSFIVLFETGKDDDDDILYLQKLIKLTSLKLHNFHIELKSLSNSSKTTNIRDQVSCFREVCRRDVEIINMYFPDEETRFFLFVPDFVFRTKSLVSLSLVCMDIKFDMPENVAIQLPNLKKLHLHHLSHIPPSQNPTTLLETSLDLVRTIDKTWPSLLEECVMLVTIFT encoded by the exons ATGGT CTCATGTTCATGTATCAATGA ACTTTCAGACGATATTTTGACGAAAATACTCTCTTGCCTCCCTATCAATTCCGCTGCTGCTACCTCCGTCTTATCCACCAGATGGCGTCACCTCTGGACCGGAGTCACCAGCTTTATAGTCTTGTTCGAAACCGGCAAAGACGACGACGACGACATCCTTTATTTACAAAAGCTCATAAAGCTGACCTCTTTGAAACTGCACAACTTTCATATTGAATTAAAATCTCTATCTAACTCTTCGAAAACAACCAATATAAGAGATCAAGTATCATGCTTCCGTGAAGTTTGCCGTCGAGATGTGGAGATTATCAATATGTACTTCCCCGATGAggaaactagattctttctttTCGTGCCGGACTTTGTGTTCAGAACCAAATCTCTGGTAAGTTTAAGTTTGGTTTGCATGGATATTAAGTTTGATATGCCTGAAAATGTAGCTATTCAACTCCCTAATTTGAAGAAGCTTCATTTGCACCATCTTTCGCACATCCCTCCTTCACAAAATCCAACTACATTACTGGAAACATCACTTGATTTGGTAAGAACTATCGACAAGACATGGCCAAGTTTGTTAGAAGAATGTGTAATGTTAGTAACAATCTTCACTTAA
- the LOC130459699 gene encoding uncharacterized protein: MGSSLSRTRGDSGVGTSGQRIPDSNCDWGSKCNCPNNEHSYSAEYKNNMYLAQKENTSTRNYLEEWFRKREVEPGEEVESKYDDRKPTPSDLRFFGEGDSDEEPSGSDSFDLVYVGECENENGDAVGSPGQLSSGYPSSKKGEKGKKSASASDDA, from the exons ATGGGTTCTTCTTTGTCTAGAACGCGAGGTGATTCTGGGGTGGGAACTTCTGGTCAAAGAATCCCCGATTCCAACTGTGATTGGGGATCCAAGTGCAACTGTCCCAATAACGAGCATTCCTACTCCGccgaatataaaaacaatatgtatttggcccaaaaagaaaatacgagtactcgaaactatttggaagaatggtttcggaagagggaagtggagccaggagaggaggttgagtcaaaatatgacgatcggaaacccactccctcagatctgcgttttttcggtgaaggagattccgatgag gaaccaagtgggtctgattcatttgatctggtgtatgttggagagtgtgaaaatgagaatggtgatgctgttgggtctccaggacaactttcatctggttatccctcctcaaagaaaggagaaaagggaaaaaaatcggcttcagcatctgatgatgcttag